The following nucleotide sequence is from Gasterosteus aculeatus chromosome 5, fGasAcu3.hap1.1, whole genome shotgun sequence.
CTGTTCAGCCCAGAACAATGAAGCAAAACACCTATAAAATTGGTTCGAGAAACTGACGACCAGCTCATCGATTACacgaaaaaaacacaacaacaaagcgCGTTATGAACAGTATCTTTGTTCATTCAAACaagtttttaacaaaagtatTCAGCGCAGGGTGATTTTGGGGGAGTGTTTAATACCACACTCACTGAATTCCATTAAGCTGTACTGTATTGGAGTAAGCCACAGCCAACAACCTCAGacttaacaaaaaaacacacagtaactaagaagacaaataaaagtgGGCAAAACGGTCTCCGTCCCAGCAGTGAGGTCATGAGAAGAGACACAGAGCTGCGACTACAGTCTCTCTGGTGTCCCCAGGGGTGGACTCGAATCTGTCAGCACCCTTTCTCTAATGCGGCTCTCCGTGAATGGCACCCGGTAAAAGGTGCTTCTCCCCAAatacggccacacacacacacacacacacggcccgcggcctcttcctccccagccTACCTGCACGATGTCAGTAAGCATGGATCATCTCTCGCCTGGCTGGCATCTCTCTGTCCCAGGGCACACACACCTCGCTCAGGCCAGAGCGTCTCCGGTGTCAGGCAGAATGAGGGTCTTTGTTAGGACCGACTCGATGCGGGACCTTCGCCCCGCAGAAGTTGGTCGGATAAGGAGAACAGGATCCCCTTGAGCCTGACGAAGAAATGACTGCAGAAGTGGAAACGGGGACAGTTGGGAAATAATTGCCGACCATGCTCGCTTGAGTAGatgcttttaaatgaaaaacactttcTATTCTATTTTAATCTAAATTGTTATTGTACGGTCTTCTTTTGGGGAATTCCGTTGATACCAAGGGTATCTAAAACTTTGAATTTGGACTTGGTCTCACATAAAACATTCTACTTTGGCTGATATGTCTAGgatctaaaatgttttttttttctatttcttttttttttgcttttcattcCATCTCTAGTTTGTGACataatagacaaaaaaaacctgttgaAAAACAGTGAACTGACAcccaaaaaaagatgaaactgCAGTGATTCACACAACTGAATGGGATGGTTACATAAACCAACTAAGCATTTAATTGTGCACCATGGAAGAGATaattaatatttgaaataacttAGCGATACCTAATTCACCCCAACTGTACAGTAATATGACGTTACGGAACTTTTGAATACTGTACGTTGAATTGTCTGAGTAGATGTGGGGGTGATTCAGCAAAATGAACGACCGGTTAGCTTAATGGCTAACTGTTTAATTTATCCAGCGTTAGCGTTAATCTCATTTTACGATGGATAACTTTACGTGACTGGTTTAATTAATTTGTAATCTCTTCTCCAGTTGGTCGTTTATGTGTTTTTTAACCACCGGGTTTACCGCAGGATTTAATTTGACTTACCTCCCCACTGCCTTTGCAAAGCGCGACATCTTGTGACGCAGTCGCGTAATTACTCCCGCCCCGCTTTGGCCAATCAGCGACAAGAACACTTAGACGTCAAAGGATTAACCAATGAGCGCATACGTAGTTTTCAGCAAAAATGGCGTACTATGTATTGTGAGGTGGGGAAGctataaacaaatatattttatggtCTGAAAAACTAAAACAGTCAGGTAAGCACTAACGGTGGTAATTGCACATTGGCTCCGGGTTTTGTCCCATTTACGTGGCATGCATTGTTTTTGTACACATCAATACAACTGTGTCTTAGATCAGTAGTTAATGCTAATAAATGACAACggcagctaacggctaacgctAGCCTGCCATATTATGTTCAACCCACTTTAATTGAGTTGTATTACAAATACAAGTTTACTGCACAAATGCCTTTGTAGCTGTTcggtttttttttagaaatctaTTCATATGGTATGAATATATGCTCGTTTCTACCAGGATGAAGGTGGTGAATCTGAAGCAAGCCATTCTACAGGCTTGGAAAGAACGATGGAGCGACTACCAGTGGGCCATTAACATCAAGAAGAACTTCCCAAAGGGAGCAACGTGGGACTATCTCAACCTTGCAGGTTAGATGACAGACGCTGACCATCACGGCGATAATTTCCCTCCATACCAGTGATCGTATTGTCTTTTCTAAATTGCGTTTATGTCTTCCAGAAGCCCTGATGGAGCAGGCAATGATCGGCCCCTCTCCCAACCCTCTTATTTTGTCTTATCTCAAATATGCTATAAGTTCTCAGGTGAGAGAAAAAGCGGTGTGCTCAAAAATGGTGTAACTGCGAGGTGTTGAAACAGCGGTGATAGTATTACGCACATTGTGAACGTTCTCTCTCCTTAGATGGTGTCTTATTCCAGTGTGCTTACAGCTCTCAGCAAGGTGATGTATACTTATGTGAAATGATTGCACAATGCAGTTTATTATAACATATGAGAGGTTTCCATGACGTCCCTTTTTTTCCGATAGTTTGATGACTTTTCTCGGGAGCTGTGTGTAAAATCACTGCTGGAGATCATGGACATGTTTTGCCATCGTCTCAGGTATGTCAATATTACAGTGCATTCTCCATCCCGCGTAACAACGGTAACGTTTTACGCCTGGTTTGAATGAAGAAAGCAGATTTGGCCATTTCCGTAATGATGTATTTTACCTAACGTTATATATTTGTTACACGATTGCTTGACGTGAAGCTGTCACGGGAAGGCGGAGGAATGCATCGGGCTGTGTCGGGCTCTGCTCGGGGTGGTAGTGTGGCTGCTGCAGGGCTGTGCCTGGTACTGCGAGAAGCTTGGAGAACTCGGCCCATCAGCCGGCACGGAGGCCAGTCTGAGAGCCTGCCAGGAGAGGCTTCAACATTTGATTAACAGTTCCAAGAACAGAGCCCTTGTCCACATCGCCCGGTTGGAGGACCAAGGCGGTACGGTGttctgtgtgtccgtgtgttcaTTGGTTTACGTAAGATACATTTGAACATTCATACTATATCAATTGTTGATGCCGGCAAGTTGGATGTTAGAAGACGGTACCGGTCCTGAAACTTTCTGGTTGTATAATTGTCGTGTCAGACATCTTACTGTGTTGCTACTGCTACTTCTTCACAGGTTCCTGGAGCAACGTAGAGCAGTCGGTGCTGAAAGTAACCGATGGTCTTGGCAGTGTGTCAAACCAGACACTGAGAACAAAATTAGAGGAGAGCTTGTCGCTAGTAAAAGGGTGaatttcctccctctttccctaCACTTTGAATACATGGTTTAACTTTGGCGTGAGGCTGCCCGGCTTGGTCGTGGCAGGTTATTCATTTAAAGTACATCACAAATAATCTTTGTCATGCTAACTCTTCCCTTTCTTCCTCAGTATTCCCATGATGCTGTCCGAGCAGAGCGACCCAAAGTTCCATGCCTCCTTTCCATCCGTCCACGCCTTCATCATGCTGGAGGGGACCATGAATCTGACCGGGGAGACGCAGCCACTGGTGGAGCAGCTGATGATGATCAAGAGAATGCAGGTGGACAtttacagaagaaaagaaattcaTCCATACAGTTCAACTTTCTCTAGAACGagagtttgtttcttttagtcGTTGAGACAGTTATTATTTTTACAGATTAAAGATTTCAGGCACGGTTCATAATCATACTTCTGCATTGTTTGTATGTAGTTTGTTATTTCAGCAGCAATCCTCCTTAAATTCTTTGTCTTCCACAGCGAATCCCTGTGCCTCtttttgtcttggagatctggAAGGCCTGCTTCACCGGGCTCATCGAGTCACCAGAGGGCACCGAGGAGCTCAAATGGACCGCTTTCACATTTCTCAAGGTACGTTCATCTGCTTGTGATCTGCATTTTTTTCCTTAAATTGATTTCAAATTCAATACTGATGCGCTGATTACCACTCTCCAGTCTTAAATAGTCTAAATGAATTGAGTTGATCTTTACATGCAGTATCAATTTAGTTTATATGGTAAACTGATAATCAGATGTGATCATTTATGTCACATTATGTGATCGATGTGATCACATACGTGTTCCGCCAAGCTAAAAAAGGTTAATTTCTTGTTTCTTTATATCAGATCCCTCAAGTTCTTCTGCGACTAAAGAAGTATCCTCAGAGTGACAAAGGACAAGTACGAGATGCACtgatgtctttctaacaaattATAAATCGCAATAACTGTccattttaaaaggaaacttttcaaaacacagcaaaccTTTCTTCCAGGACTTCATGGACGACGTGAATATTGCATTTCAGTATTTACTCAAACTCACACCGTTACTGGACAAAGCGGATCAGAGATGCAAGTAAGTGCTGAAAAATGCAGCCACCCCACCCATCTCCTCCCCACCCCTGTAATCTAATTTTAAGATATTGGAGATAAGAACGCTAAGTTCCTGTTAAGCCGGCACTGTCATAGATCTCTTGTGCTTCTTCTCCTAGTTGCGACTGCCTCGGCATGCTGCTTCAGGAGTGTAACAAGCTCGGTCTGCTGTCCGATTCCAACACAACCTGCCTCACCTCCAAACGGTACGACTCCCATCTCACAATCAACCCGCGCGTCTTCATGGAAATGACAAtctagtgttgttgttttttttttttctttctttattttctattccCATTAACTATTTTAGTCAATGGGATCATGGATGAAGCTCAGTTCCCCGTACTCACACAATCCAAACCCCTGCATCCCCCGTCTGTCTCGCCTCGTCCCCTTTCCTTCCTGTCCCTCTCCCGCTGCACCTTTTGATTCAGGACGGATGACAGGGAGTTTGCCCCGAGGTTAAAGACTGCAGAAAATGCAAACATCCAGCCGAACCCGGGCCTCATCCTGCGAGCTGAGCCCACCGTCACTAATATTCTAAAGGTAGAGCACATGACACGCTGATGGGAAGGAAATGGGTGAGCGTGTCGGTGTGAGAAGGTCGCTTATCAATGAAATgctaagaggaaaaaaaacagttgacgTGAATACAGGGGGCTCGCAGACTTCAAGGAATCGCCGACGTAAAAGGAACACGTGAGCATAACTCTTACTCTCTGGTTCATTAGACAGTAGATGCAGATCACTCCAAGTCGCCCGAAGGCCTTCTGGGGGTCCTGGGACACATGTTGTCTGGAAAAAGCCTAGATCTGCTCCTGGCAGCAGCCGCGGCCACTGGGAAGCTCAAATCCTTTGCCCGGAAGTTCATCAAGTGAGTCAATGTGAAATAGAGCTGCATGGTTGGACAAATATTCCCCTTAGTCACCAGAACGCTGAGTTATTTATTGACTCCTACTTATTATCAGACATATTTTAAGGCTGGAAACTTGGAAGTGGTTCTAGGACAGGatgtttttacatctttttaaggtattgtttgctttttcccatttttgttCCAGGCTTAACGAGTTTCCGAAGCACATCAGCGGCGAAGGATGTGAGTTGAAAAACAAGCGCAACATGTTCCGATGTGGGAGTTTCTCTCCCCGTTGACGCATCGGTGATTAAAGTAGATGCTTACATTGAGGATTCTGTTCCCTCTTCAGCCAAGTCGGCGTCGGTACGGGCGCTCCTCTTCGACATCTCCTTCCTCATGCTCTGCCATGTGGTGCAGACATACGGTTCGGAGGTTAGTCAATGAAAGCTTGACTGCAAAACGCAGTGTAATGATGTTAGCGGGTATTGATCCTGCGTGGAGTTTCCCCCGAATCAGCCTGTTCGCTCACGGTGATGAAACGAGACGGCCTTGGGGGGCGTGACCTGAACGGAATGTTGCGGGTGTGATTAGATCTATTGTCGCCCGGCCGCTTTGACCCGTTGAGCGTGAGCGGATCCGTAAAGCACGCGGCTGCCCCGCGTCTCTCCTCTCCAGGTGATCCTGTCAGACCCCAGCCCTTCGGGGGAGACGCCCTTCTTCGAGACATGGCTGCAGACGTGTATGCCTGAGGATGGCAAGACTCTGAACCCAGACCACCCCTGCTTCAGACCGGAGCCCGGCAAAGTGGAGAGCCTGGTCACCCTGCTGAACAACTCGTCGGAGATGAAGCTAGTGTACGTTGCTGGCCCTTCAATGTCAACCACACAATTTACCCAACCAATTTTGCCAAAGAATACCTGAATAAAGTAGTTTTCCCACTTTAAACTCCATATGTTTGCAAGCCGATATAATacatagatggatagatagatgatggACAGTACACCAAGCCACGTTTGATTTTAGATTTCCGTGCCGCTCGTGATTCTTTTGATTCTCttatttcaatttaaatgtattgaacATTTCAGCACCTTTGCAAATATTGATCCTAGACTAATATTGACTTGCAGAGTACATTCGTTTTTTAATTGAATGCTGTATAGATGGATGAACttcctttgacctttttttttttaatctaccgTCAGTCAGGTGAAATGGCATGAGATCTGCCTCAGCACGCCGGCAGCCATCTTGGAGGTTCTGAACGCGTGGGAGAACGgcgtcctctctgtggaggccGTGCAGGTCCGTTCAACTTTAatgctctctttttttctccgtttcttcttcttgcccCTCCTTTGACTGGAAAAGTATTTCCTGAGCATGCGTGAGGGTCAGGTGCTCCCATGATGATCAGAGCAGTACCAGTACTCGTCACTCCACTCATTCTGTGGAATTTTCCTAGTGACAGTGAAATgacgtcctcttttttttttttttcctacttcATTCAAGTTTTCATGTTACTTGGAAGCCGTTCTCCTTCAACTGTGCCCTCACTCTGTCCCCttccttcccctttttcttGCCACgtcatctcgctctctctctctgtgtgtgtgtgtgtgtgtgtgtgtgtgtgtgtgtgtgtgtgtgtgtgtgtgtgtgtgtgtgcgtgtgcgcgcagaAGATAACGGACAACATCAAGGGGAAGGTGTGCAGCATGGCCATCTGTGCGGTGGCCTGGCTGGTGGCCCACGTCAGGATGCTGGGGAGGGATGAGCGGGAGAAGCCCCAGACGATGATCCGGCAGCTCGTGACGCCGCTGTACGGGGAGAACACGCTGCAGTTTTACAACGAACggtacacaaaaaaaacccggcCGACGCACAAACTCCACCTTCGCTCATCTTATGCCCCGATGTCGGCCTCTCTCGCAGACCTTTTCTGTAATACAGGGTTAAAAAACGCTATCCTCTCTCCCCAGCGTGATCATAATGAGCTCCATCATGGAGCACATGTGTGCCGACGTCTTCCAACAAACCGCCGCCACCCTGCGGCCCCCGATGGAGGGCCAGGAGCCGATCCCCTACCGCAACCTGCTGCCGGCCAAAGACCCCATCCACGTGGCCCTCAGCAAGCAGTTCCAGACGGTGCTGCGCAAAGGCTGGGCGGACAGCCGGGCCCTGCACCTGTTTGAGAGTCTCCTCAACATGGGGGGGGTCTTCTGGTTCACCAACAATTTGGTCAAGGTGAGGGGACCAAAACGGAGCAAACACCAGCAAAACTGGCTGCATTCAAAGGCTGCAGCGAACAATCGCTTTCATTGTTAGTGCGCGTATGTCAAATGTCCTACAATACGACGCAATGCAGAGCAGGAAACACATTTTAGAACCCGAAGCCTCTGAATCTTTGGAAAATTTGCTTGAAAATAGAAACGACACTAAATTATAAATCATAAACTCCAGATCGTagcctctttttttaatatatatatatatatatttgcacatGCATCGTGTTTtaggagctgctgaaggagacTCGCCAGGAGTGGGCCGATCGCGTCTCGGAGCTTCTCTACAGCATCTTCTGCCTGGACACTCAGCAGATCAGCCTCACGCTGCTGGGCACCATACTGCCCGACCTGCTCACAGACTCCGCCCACTGGCACGGCCTGGCTGACCCACCTGGAAAGGCGCTGGCCAAGTAAGAGGAGCTCAGTGGCGGCGGGTTGTCGGGGGCGGTTGAGGTCGGCCGTTGACCTTTTCTCCCTGGGTGACTCCTCAGGTTGTCCGTGTGGTGCGCACTCAGCTCCTTCTCCTCGCACAACAGAGGCTCGTTCTCGGCTCGCCAGCGCAAAAGGCAGCGGGAAGACATCGAGGTAGGACCGCCACAGAGGGCCATGTTTGGGTTGTGTAGTATCTAGAAAGTTATTTTGTTGAAATATGTCAATACTGTGGTCAAATTCCTTTATAAGTGTCTACATATTGGACTTGTATTACAATGCAGTCTAGTGTATCTATCAATGCCTGCAGGACTACAACAGCCTGTTTCCATTGGATGACACTCAGCCGTCTAAACTCATGCGTCTGCTCAGCTCCAACGAGGACGAGCCCGCTGCCCTTTCCAGTCCGGGTCAGTCTATTAATGTCGGGGCTTTAATACTCGGTTGAATAGTGTTGCCTGGCACTcatttctgcatgtgtgtgtgagctgaggATCACCAGAAATACCAGCCGGGTTTCTAGAGAGAAAATGGGCTTTGTGAGGTGGTTACCAGCAAGTTGCTTCTTGCGTGCACATCTGAGCCAGATCAGATACTCCTAAATCAGCTTTGCCTGTCAAGATTTATCTTGCGAGTGTCTCAGACCGCCGGCAGGTTGCGACTTGAGCGCTGCGGTTTAATGAGGGGTAAAGCGCGCTGGGCGGCGTTGAGGTCCCAAACCTGACTGCTGGAACTAGTGTTGAGCTTTGGGAATTTTTACTCTCAGCACGAAGAAAGtcccagacggggggggggggggggggggtcaaagatcGATGTGCTGCATGACTTGGAAAAAACGTGTATGAGCGGCTTTCCTTTCGTTCCTTTAGAAAAGAAATGTCTAGACAAGTCATTTAGAAACCGATACAAGCAGTGTTTGCTagactgaaatgtatttatatctgcAGCCATAGATTATAAAAATAGCCACTTGTAATATGTACCTAGTTGGTTGTTTAATTTTGGTTTCCAATTATATTGGTTaagaaaatgatgaaatgtAAGACGTCAGTGGAGGacttttgtcttgttttggttttaacaGTAGAAACGTCCACTTCCCTGTTTACTTTGTCTATTTTTGAcacactgagaaaaaaaaaaaaagactgttgaTGAAAATTTGTCTGGTCACATTTCCCAGGAGACCGATCTATGAGCAGTTCCCTCTCGGCCTCCCAGCTCCACACGGTGAACATGAGAGACCCTCTCCACCGAGTCCTGGGTGAGaaccctcgtcctcccccgGACGACGACACGTCGCCCGCCACTAACACCCAAATTGACTTCTCCCCACTTGCCCGCAGccaacctcttcctcctcatctcctccatccTGGGCTCCAAGATGGCCGGACCCCACACCCAATTTGTGCAGAGCTTCATGGAGGAGTGCGTGGAGTGCCTGGAGCAGGGGAGCCGCGGGAGCATTCTGCAGTTCATGCCCTTTACGATGGTGAGCTACGAGGCCGACGTGCGGCTGCTGTACGTTACCGGGAAAGACTTTGTTTGTTCGGAATGGCTGAAGACACATTTTCTGAGGATTAAGTGCTTTGAGGAAGTGATAAATCTGAGTCACGCCAGCGTTTGATCCGTGTACTTGCAGCCAGTGAAGTTAAGGTGGTGTTGTTTGAGTTGGGGCTGTGGCGGTGAGGTTCCCGTTTGCAGGAGACTGCGCACAGATGGAATAACTAGTGGATTAGTTTGAACGGTCGTTGGTCTTTCTGTGCGTGCAGGTGTCCGAGCTGGTGAAGCTGCCGGCTTTGGCCAAACCGAGAGTCGTCCTGGCCATCACTGACCTGACTCTGCCGCTGGGGAGAAGAGTAGCTGCCAAAGCCATCGCCGCCTTGTAAAgttctcagccccccccccctcctccacacacTCCCCTCATTAGTTCCCCCATTTAAAGGGCTTCTTTGTtggaaaatgacatttttataacCGTCTTTCTGTAACCACTGTTTTGCTattgtgttttgatttgtttttcacacttaaatgtgtaaataagtTTGAAAAAACTTCCTGATCCGTTTGTCTCTTCATGCAAGTCTTCACTTCCACAGCGGGAAGTttccttcactgtgtgtgtaagACCTTATTACTTCCGTGACGTTGGGCAGAGACCACGTGGGTTTCCACCGCCTGATGCCCCTCAGCGGTGACCGGACCTTGTGCTCATCAGGCCGTCATCCGGCGCTTGCAACACTTCCTCGGGGAGTCTGTCTTCCAGCGTGACACAAgacattttttccctttttagttACACTTCTGCATTACCGGATTGCCTCCGCCGTGAGCTCGCTGCCGCGGTGACGCAATGCCAGCGGTTGATGGGTCACGCTTTGTCATTCACAAAAAGGAACGGTCTGTGTTTCCGggaaatgcattattttattaaaatatcagAAAAATATAATTCTGCAGCACAGGAACAGATTCTTGGACATATGTTTAGTTTACACAATATAACTAATTCTAATAATGGTTGATAAAGTTCAtacacaacatttttttaactgatATGGAGGAAATTATACAGATATTAAATATATGTAATAAGGAATGGAACCAAAGTGACTGAGGGATACAGTTTCCTCATCATAATAAATTCCccaaataaatattacataaataaatatataaatatcttttttcaatataaatataaattacattacaggtcatttagccgacgcttttatccaaagcgacttacattgcatttctaacCCATGgagtttacatttttgcccgggggggtcaggtgtcttgctcagggacacttcaacaacCTTGACTTGCGGTTCCTGGCGGTTAGGAGCAGccgctctactccatgcgccacggcCGACCCCATAATCATCATAATCATTTACCGGATAAATAAATGGTGTGTTTCGGTGGTCagctctcggcctcctcctcgccgctccGGTCCAGACTCCTGAGGCAGCGCAGCACGTCCCGCCCGAAGCTCTGCAGCTGCCCCAGACTCAGGTGCGCCGCCACCTGGACGTCGTATTCCCCGGGGAGCCGCAGGACTACGGGCGAGGGCGAGGGCTGCACCGCGGCCTCCCCGTTGGCCATTTTCACCATCTGCAGGGCAACGCAAAACGAGAGACGTGtgatgaagagggggggggggcggcggacgGGTGGAATCGTGAATGGAAGCGATCTCAAAGCGCTCTCCCACCTTATTGATCTGGATGATCAGGTCTTTGATGTCAGCCAGCAGCGCGGccactttgtctttgttttgcaGCCGAGGAGAGACCGAGCGCAGCAAGGCCCGGTGCAGCTGGAGGCCCTCGGACACGTTCCTCAAAACGTCCtcctgagggggggaggggggggggggaagaatgaCAGCGAGCTGGTCAAGGTCTCCGCTCTTTACCCGCCACACGGTCACACGTGATGGTTCTCCTGCTGGAGGCTTACCAAGGAGAAGCTTTCGGACACGACTCTGAGCACAGGAGCCGACGGGATGCCGATGTTGGACGCCATGACCGCAAGCTTGGCGTTTTGTGGGGAGTCGAGTTTTAGCGCCTGATGGAGCGAGAAAGCAGAGACGTTATGCACAAATCTCACCTGCATGCAACAGGTAGCAGACCCTAACATGCTTTAGGAAGTCGTCTGTTACATTAGGCCATGCATTCTTTTTACTTTAGACTATTTGAATTACCTGACAGTTCTGTGTGGATGAAACCTCGTATTTCATAAGATCATTACAGCCTTTACTTATTTGCTGTCCGAGTCACagtaacagaaaaagtgaagtGAAATGCAGAACACGTTGACATAAATGCAAGTACAGACAAGCGCGTAAAGGAATTCATCCGCAGCTTGGAGACCGATGCTGGTCCCTTTTTAACAACAGCGCTCTGAGAACTTCTCCGTCACATTCAGCCCTTTGGTTTTGTCTCATCGGCTCGTCGAACGGCCGCGTTACCTCCGCGTGGACGCACGACTCGTGCGCGTCGGGGATGGAGAGCAGGATCTTCTGCGTCAAGCTGCGGCTCCTCTGCACGGCGCCCTGGAACTGCTGATCCGCGACCTGCGCGCTGCTCTCCGGCAAAGGCGCGCCGCGGGCGAAGGCGGCCATGTAGCAGGGAATGGCGAGAactgcgcggggggggggcaggaaaaaaataatcaatcCAAAGAGCTGCTCCCTTGTTCCTTGTTCCTATGCACCGGTgggctctctctcctctgcagcccccccgtGGTCCCCCCGCCCTGCCTCCCACccaccacagcccccccccccccccccctcctccgggcTAAATAGAGGCGTGCGTAATTTGAAACTGGAGAACAAAGTAACTACTGCCAACAGATCCAGAAATAAATATCCCGGTAACTCCTCAAAACACACCTGCGTGCTTTGCGATGCTCCCATACAGATAAAACACacgcatgtatatatatatatatatatatatatatatatatatatatatatatatatatatatatataatattcagtGTATGATATCTGATGGAGGAACAGTCCAACACTTGatgagcagcagaagaagagaaagcagCATTGCCTCATCATCACTACTCAcccagcaggatgtccatggcTTGTGTTGACGGATGCCTTTGAGTATTGACCCCTGAGTGGACACCATCAGTGATTTATAGAGCAGGCCAGGAGTCCGAGGGATTTCCCGTTATGTGTTCATCTCAATGAGTCAGTTTGACTGTCAGCAGATCCTCTCTTACGCTTCTCTTCGGACGCTGGATTGGATAATAATGATATATGTAAGTTCACATTTTACAAAATCAATCACAAATTGatgattcatattttaaaaatctgtCAAATATTACTagcattttgttattt
It contains:
- the csf3a gene encoding colony stimulating factor 3 (granulocyte) a, with amino-acid sequence MDILLVLAIPCYMAAFARGAPLPESSAQVADQQFQGAVQRSRSLTQKILLSIPDAHESCVHAEALKLDSPQNAKLAVMASNIGIPSAPVLRVVSESFSLEDVLRNVSEGLQLHRALLRSVSPRLQNKDKVAALLADIKDLIIQINKMVKMANGEAAVQPSPSPVVLRLPGEYDVQVAAHLSLGQLQSFGRDVLRCLRSLDRSGEEEAES